A single window of Thermococcus celericrescens DNA harbors:
- a CDS encoding protease PrsW produces MLTPEKVIEYYFGIITVVGGLSVLLAIKYTLRRWRSFPESGWKVQGFALGILGLVVASFLEAPLLFLKTWIALAFAAGIIEESVKLLPLKFFGRSPEWEKWKLVIGAGLFLGIVEGIMYTAGIFALNQEPYLVAVRVVLMGLHTIWAAISVGFLLGETGWKRFTGLAFSMVAHALYDLPSLAMVDGYSGNVIAYLAGLSTGFLLATPLMAKKAAELAGKLVPEEGEETGEVRENAEETEESEVTSSP; encoded by the coding sequence ATGCTCACACCGGAAAAAGTCATCGAGTACTACTTCGGAATCATAACGGTGGTCGGCGGCCTGTCAGTTCTGCTGGCAATCAAGTACACCCTCCGGAGATGGCGCTCCTTTCCGGAGAGCGGCTGGAAGGTTCAGGGATTTGCCCTCGGTATTCTCGGCCTGGTCGTGGCATCCTTCCTTGAGGCGCCCCTCCTGTTCCTCAAGACGTGGATTGCGCTGGCCTTCGCTGCCGGGATAATCGAGGAGTCGGTGAAGCTCCTGCCCCTGAAGTTCTTCGGGCGCTCGCCAGAATGGGAGAAGTGGAAGCTCGTCATCGGGGCAGGCCTTTTCCTCGGGATTGTAGAGGGAATAATGTACACCGCAGGAATCTTCGCCCTGAACCAAGAACCCTACCTGGTGGCCGTTAGGGTAGTGCTTATGGGACTGCACACCATCTGGGCGGCTATTTCCGTTGGCTTCCTGCTCGGCGAGACCGGGTGGAAGCGCTTCACAGGGCTGGCCTTTTCGATGGTCGCCCACGCCCTCTACGACCTTCCCTCCCTGGCGATGGTGGATGGCTATTCCGGAAACGTGATCGCGTATCTTGCTGGACTCTCAACGGGCTTCCTGCTGGCCACCCCACTCATGGCAAAGAAGGCCGCCGAGCTGGCTGGAAAACTGGTTCCCGAGGAAGGTGAAGAAACGGGGGAAGTGCGGGAAAACGCTGAAGAAACTGAGGAAAGCGAGGTCACCTCTTCGCCTTGA